Proteins encoded together in one Vibrio hippocampi window:
- the zur gene encoding zinc uptake transcriptional repressor Zur, giving the protein MKQSLIQQIEAICSDRGVRLTPQRRLVFELISKNKKASSAYELLEQLKAVEPQAKPPTVYRALDFLLEQGFIHRVESTNSFVSCCSFGEQKHFSHLLICDKCGNVVELQDDNLIALLDKNIDKHQFQFSNHVIESHGTCKNCSSLEK; this is encoded by the coding sequence TTGAAACAATCACTCATTCAACAAATAGAAGCTATATGTTCCGACCGAGGCGTGCGTCTTACTCCTCAACGGAGACTGGTATTTGAACTGATTAGTAAAAATAAAAAAGCGTCGAGTGCTTACGAGTTACTAGAGCAACTCAAAGCTGTCGAACCACAAGCGAAGCCTCCTACCGTATACCGAGCGCTAGACTTCCTGTTGGAACAAGGCTTCATTCATCGTGTGGAATCTACCAATAGTTTTGTTTCTTGTTGCTCATTTGGCGAGCAGAAGCACTTTTCGCATTTACTGATTTGTGACAAATGTGGCAATGTCGTTGAACTGCAAGATGATAATCTGATAGCCTTACTCGATAAAAATATAGATAAACACCAATTTCAGTTTTCCAATCATGTTATAGAATCACATGGTACATGTAAAAACTGTTCATCATTGGAAAAATAA